The Leifsonia poae region AGCGCTCTTGAGCTTCGGGATGGCGGCCAGGATGTCATCCCAGGTCTTGGGGACGTCGATGCCCGCCTTGTCCAGAACATCCTTGTTGAAGTACAGCAGCACCGGGTAGGAGGGGTCCATCGGGACGGCGTACGTCTTACCGTCAACGACGCCGAGGTTCCAGACGGAGTCGTTGTACTTGTCCTTGACAGACGCCGTGTCCTTCGTCAGGTCGGCGACCTTGCCCGCCTTGACGTAGTTCTCGAGGGTGCCGCCCGCCCAGCTGTAGATGATGGTCGGGGCGGACCCGGCGCCGACCGCCGTCTTGATCTTGGTCTTGTAGGCGTCGTTCGCGAAGTACTGAGCAGTGATCTTCTGCTTCGGGTTGGCGTCGTTCCACGCCTTCACGGCCGGCTCGACGACACCGGTCTGATCTCCGGTCAGTGCCCACAACGTGGTCGGCCCGCTCGCGCTTCCGCTGCCAGAGGAGCATGCGGTGAGTGCGCCAGCGAGGGCGACCGTGGTGAGGATGGCAACGGACGCGGCACGCGTCCGACGTCGCCGCAAGGGATTGCTACGAGGCATCGTTGGCTCTCTTTCAAGTGTGCTGTATGCAGGTTCGAGACGGTCGAGGTCCGTCTACTTCGGGTTGTCGAGTTGACCGTAGTTCGACCGCGAAAGCCCACGCAAACAAATCGGCCAATACGGAAAAGTTTTCGTGATTTGAATGTTCCCCTCGGCGATATCGCATGCGAACGCTACTGCGATGGCGAAAGGTTTTCCGTTTCCTTGGTTCGGGCATGGGCAATGGTCGAAACTGACGGCGCTACACCCCCCTCACCGAAGGAGCCGCAACGATGCGACGAACATTACGAAGCACCCTCGCGTCCGTGACAGCTGTAGGTGCTGTTCTCGGCGCGACCCTGGTTGGAGGGATGAGCGCCTCGGCATATCAGCCCACCGCTCAGACGCTCTACCCGGCGCAAAGCGCCTCCAACTGCAACAAGTACCCGTGTGTGCTCTATCCAAAGTCCGCCCAGCTGCCGAGTGGTCGTCTGGTGGCCGGTTTCGAGGACTCGCAGGGTGCCGTCGTGGGCCAGAAGCTGCCGCTTTTCAAGAGCGACGACTACGGCACGAGCTGGCAGAAGCTGACCGACATCGCACCACCGGCCTCTCTCAGCAGCGACCCGAAGTACGCCCCCTACACCAGCAACTGGACGAACCCGTTCTTCTACGTCCTCCCCCAGGACCTCGGAAACCTCAAAGCGGGCACCCTTCTCCTGGCGGATGTCGTCTCGGGGGACGACATCGCACCGAACCCGTCCGGCAACGGCAACCGCCAGAACATCGCCATCGCGCTGTACTCAAGCACCGACCAGGGACAGACGTGGAGCATGGTGGACATCGTCGCCACCGGACCGAACCAGGCACAGGACCCTGTGTGGGAGCCCTACCTGATGATGTACCAGGGGAAGTTGGTCGTCTACTACTCGGACGAGAACGACTACCTGGGCTACGACCCGACCACCGGCGTGCCCATCCTCGACCCCGCGAACGCTACCGCCCCCGACTCGGGCGGCCAGATCCTGGCCCACAAAACCTGGGACGGTGTCGGCGCTTGGAGCTCACCCGTGGTGGATGTCTCCGGGATCACCACGAACATGGGCAACGGCAAGACTGAAATCGGCGGCGGTCGCCCAGGCATGACCAACATCGTGCCGACCACGGACGGCAAATGGCTGCTGACCTACGAGTACTGGGCCGGCGGCAACAACGTTCGATACAAGATCGCCGATGACCCGCTGAAGTTCTTCGCCGACGGGGACCCCGCCGGAAAGCAGATCAACTCCCTGCCGGTAACCAGCTCAAAGACCCTGGCACTCGGCGGAAGCCCGGTACTGATCCGCCTGCCCGACGGACGACTGGTTTACAACGCCGCCGGTAGCGGCGACGTCTGGGTCAACGCCTCCGGCAGCAGCACCGGCGCGTGGAAGGAATACCAGACACCGCTTCCGTCCGGGTACAGTCGCAACCTGCAGTACGTGCAGGGCACCGGCCGACTGGAAATCCTGCAAGCGTCGTGGGGCAGCAACGCTGTCGGCCCCGTACGCTTCGGAGACGTCGACCTGGGACATTCCGATGGTGCCTACTACTCCATCGTCAATCGCCAGACCGGTCAGGTGCTCAGCGCCGCGGCAGACAAGACCCAGGACGCCAACCTCACCGGCGACATCCCCGACATCATCAGCTGGGCCGACAACCCGGCGAATGACACGCAGCGCTGGCACCTCACGCATCGGGCTGGAAGCGTCACCCTTCTCAACAAGGCCGGCGGTCGTTCAGTTGGCATCTGGCAAGGATCGGCTGTCGCAGGCTCGAAACTCACCCAGTGGGTCGACGACGGAGGGACCGACAAGAACTGGACCCTCGTCGCGTCCAGCGATGGCTACGTCAAGCTGCAGTCGGTCAAGAACCCGCAGATGTACGTGACCGGCGCCACCGCAGGTTCAAACGTGACCGTCCAGTCGGCCATCTCCACCACCGGCAACCCGAGCGCCGACTACGCGCAGCAGTGGAAGCTCGTCCAGCAGGCACCACAGCCGGCTGACCTGACCAGCGCCCGCCAGCTGTCCTCGCTGATCAGCACAGACACGGTCACACCCGGCAGCACAGTCGCACTCAACGCCGCCGTGGCGGGCACCGCCAACGCTGCATCCCACGCGAACGTCAGCGGTCACGCTTACGCCGTCGCAGCCAGCGGAACGGTCACCGACCTGGGCACCGTTCCGTTCGACGCGAACGAAACTGGTTCGGTTGTGGTGCCGGCCTCGCTCGGAACCGGGTCGTTTCAGATCGCGGTCGCCTTCGACGACACCCCGTTGATCTGGGATACGGTCACCATCGCCGACAAGGTCGCGCAGACGATCAGCTTCGACCCGATCGCCGACGCAACCGTCGGGGACGCCGACTTCACCATCAACCCTGCGTCCAGCGCAGGACTTCCAGTCACCATCACCAGTACAGGGCCCTGCTCAGTCAGCGGAAACACCGTCCATGTGACGGGCGTCGGCACATGTACAGTCACCGCATCCCAGGACGGTGACGCTTCGCACACGGCTGCAGATCCGGTGACCCAGGAGTTCGCCGTCGGGAAAGCAGTTCCTACCGTCAACGCTCCCGCCGTCTCCGCAGCATGGGGAACCTCGGCGAAGGTGACTGTCACGGTGAGTTCCGCCGCGGCTGAGGCCTCCGGGACGGTTGCCGTGACGGAAGGCTCCACCAGTCGCGGAACGGCAACGTTGGCGAACGGTCAGGCCACTTTCGATCTGCCCGTCGGGCTTGCCGGCGGGCAGCACAGCCTGACCGTCAGCTACCAGGGGAACGAGAACCTCACGGCTGCCACCGCAGACACAACCGTCACGGTGACGCTTCCCACCGCGTGGGACCCGGCCGCCACGTACGGCGCGGGCAACACGGTCAGCTACAACGGCCAGGTCTACACGGCGCTCTGGTACTCGAAAGGCGAGGTGCCCGGCTCCAGCAATACTGGTGCCTGGCAGCAGATCGCAATCGCTGAGGACGGTGGCACTGTATGGACGGCATCTCGCGTGTTCAACGCCGGAGACAAGGTGAACTACCAGGGCAAGACATTCCTGGCCACCTGGTACACCCGCAACGAGGCACCGGGCAGTGCAACCGGCCCCTGGCAGGAAATCGCCTCCACGTCCGACGGAGTGGCGGTCTGGACTCCGTCACGCATCTTCAACACCGGTGACGTAGTCGTCTACAACGGCCAGAAGTACACCGCGCGTTGGTACAGCCGAAACCAGGTACCAACAACTCCGAACGGAGCCTGGGCGGCCGTCAACTAACACCGCACGAGGAATCGGCCCCGGACACAAGACTGTTCGGGGCCGATTTCTCGTTTCCAGGACCGATGCCGAAGACCGGTGGTTCGGACATGCCGCCGCGCCGCATCCAGCGCTCCCACGGACGACTTGCTCGGAGAATTTGTGGACGTGGCGACCGGCCATGAGGTCGTGAACACTACTATGTATGCATTGCTGAATTTCCATCTGGAGGCTGACTGTGAGTGCTCGTGCCCTGGTTGGTCGGCGCATTCGTGATGACCGTCGCCGTCGCCGCCATCTACGTGGGCCTGCAACAGCTCAATCGTTCCAGCGCCGACGATGCGGGCCAGCGGCTCGCCTCCGAGGTCGCGTCGGCGGGCGCACCCGCCGGAGGTGAGGCCAGGGTCGACCTGGCGAGAAGTCTGCAGCCGTTCTTCGTGATCTACGACCGAGCGGCACGAGCCGTCGCGGGCGACGCCTACCTCGACGGTCGCCTCGCGGAGGTGCCCAGCGGGGTGATCGCGACAGCGTTCGCGAACGGCTCGGACCGCGTGACCTGGCAGCCGCGACCGGGCATCCGGCTCGCGGTCGTCGCTCAGCGCAGCGGCGGACGTGTGATTCTCGCGGGGCAGTCGCTGCGACCCGTCGAAGCCCGAATCGACCGGGTCGGCGCGGCACTCCTCGGCGGGTGGGGTGCAGCCCTGCTGGTGCTGATCGGCGGTGTGACGGCCCAACTCTGGGTGGGGCGGCGACACCCCGCGGTGCCTCACGCGCGAATCGGATAGGCCTGCACGTCGCCACAGGCCCACCTCGCGGCGGACGGGGTTCGCCGCGAGGTGGGCGTTCGCCGGCGCTCAGCGTCGGCGGGCCTCCGGGGTCAGCTCGTGCATGCCGTAGCTGTTGTCGTCGGGGTTGACGGTCAGACCGGGCGGAACGAGTTCGTCGATGCGGTCCAAGATGTCGGGCGTGAGCGTGATCTCCGCGGCCGGGAGGTACGACTCGAGCTGTTCCATCGTGCGCGGGCCTACGATCGCCGAGGTCACGGCGGGGTGGTTGAGCACGAAGGCGATCGCCAGTTCGATGAGGGTCATGCCCGACTCTTCGGCGAGGAGCGCGAGGCCCTCGACGATGTCCAGTTTGCGCTGGTTGGCCGGCGTGCTCATGTCGAACCGGGCGCGGGGCCGCACGGCCGAGGTCGGCGCCCCGGCGGCGTCCTTGCGCCACCGACCGGAGAGCCAACCGCCGCCCAGCGGGCTGTAAGTGAGCGACCCCATGCCGTGCCGACGGATGGCCGGGAGCACGTCTTCCTCGATCCCGCGGACCATGATCGAGTAGGGCGGCTGCTCGGTGACGAACCGTTCCAGGTTGCGCTCGCGGGAGGCCCACTGGGCTTCAACGATCTGCGAGCCCGCGTACGACGAGGAGCCGATGTAGCGCACCTTGCCCTGCCGCACGAGGTCGGTGAGCGCGCTGAGCGTCTCCTCGACGTCTGTGTCGGGGCTGGGGCGGTGCACCTGGTAGAGGTCGATGTGGTCGGTGTTCAGGCGGCGCAGCGAGTCCTCGACCTCGCGCAGGATCCAGAGGCGGGAGCCGCCGCGCCGGTTCTGGTCATCGCCCATCGGCATGAAGAACTTCGTCGCCAGGAAGACATCGTCGCGCCGGCCCTGGATCGCCTCGCCGACGATCTCCTCCGAGACGCCGCCGGAGTAGACGTCGGCGGTGTCGATGAAGTTGATCCCCGCATCCAGCGCCCGATGGATGATGCGGATGGCATCGGCGCGATCGTCGTTGCCCCACGAGCCGAACATCATCGCGCCGAGACAGAGCGGGCTGACCTGCACGCCGGTGCGGCCGAGAGGGCGGTAGTGCATGGCGGTTCTCCTTCAGGTTGAGAGCGCAGATTCTGCGACCATGCGTTCACGGTAGGCCCGTGCGACGGCGGGAGGGAGGGTGCGTCATTACCTGCTTCGCACGCGGAAGGTCACCGCCAGCGGGCTTCGTCGACGACCGCGGGATGCGCGCCCGTATCGTACACACGCACCCAAGCGATCTCGACGGCGACGATCGCGAAATCGTCGTCGAGCGCCCGCGAACCCGGGAACTGTTCGGTGTACGAAGCGCCCAAGGCGAGGCGATCGTCGCCTGTCGCGATCGACGCCGACCCTTCGAGCTGCACAGACAGGTCTCCGTCGGTCCCGACGACGACGGCGACCTCGGAGACGGCCCCGATGTTGGCGATCTTCCTGGAGCCGATCGGGGCGTCGAAGATCAGGGTGCCGTCATCCCGCGCGGTCAGCCCGACCAGGGCAGCCTCAGGGCGCCCCTCGGCGGTGACGGTCGCGACGACACCGATCGCCTGTCGGCGCACGAATTCGGCCACTGCTCGCGGGTCTGCGGGATCGATGCTCACCGTTCCGACCCTAGCCCCCTCGTCGCCGGAGCGACACGGAGATACAGTGCCAACGGTGCCGAGAGGGCACCAGTCCCGGCGCACGACGAACTCTCACGGAGGAGAGCAGACGATGACCGACCTTCCTGCCGCACTCGACCACGCCTTCACCGCACCGATCGGCGTCGACGTGAAGGGCGAGCTCTGGTCGTGCGTCGAGATGCCGGGGTCGGCCGAGTTCTTCGGCACGAAGAAGGCGGTGCGTGTCGACGCCACGATCGACGGCATTTCGCTCACCAGCGTCGGTCTCACGGTCACCGGTCGCGGCGGTCATATGCTCTCGGTCAGCGCCAAACTGCGCAAACAACTCGGCAAGGGGCTCGGTGACCTCGTTACCGTTCACCTGTCGCGGCGGCTGACGTAGCGGGGTCCGGCCAGAACTCATCGACGTCGAACCCACCTCGGGGCATCGGCCGCATCGCACGGGCCCGGGCCCACTCAGGCGAGACCGTTGGAGCGGGCGACCGAACCGAGCCAGGCGAGTGAGGGCTTGGGGGTGCGCGCGAAGGTCGCGCGGTCGACCGCGATGAGACCGAATGTGGGACGGTATCCGCTCGCCCACTCGTAGTTGTCGAGCGCGCTCCAGTGCAGATAGCCCTCGAGTCGGATGCCGTCTTCGATCGTCGCGTGCAGCTCGCGCAGGGCGGCCGCGGTGTAGGCGATGCGGCGTTCGTCGTCTGCCGTCGCGATGCCGTTCTCGGTGATCATCACGGGGACGCCCCCGGAGAGCTCCCAGGCGCTGCGCACGCCCTCGGCCGCCGCAGGCGGGTAGAACTCCCAGCCGGTGAGCGTCGTCTCAACGTCATCGGCGACCGGCAGCGGGCCGTTCGGGCCGATGAAGGTGCGGGTGTAGGCCTGCACGCCCACGAAGTCGTCCCCGGCCGACTGTTCCAGGTACCAGTCGTCGCGCGAGTAGCCGTACTCGCGAAGCATCTCGTCCGCGCCCGGCTCCCCGGTGGAGCGGAAGGCCTGGGTGGCGATGGTCCACCCGCTCTTCAGCCCGGCGACCTGCGACAACACCTCTCGCGATCGGCGGTGCGATGCGAGCAGCGCATCCGCGACGCCGAGGTCGGGATTGGGCAGCCCGAAAGCCACGAGGTTGGCGGCGTCCTCACCGCCGGCGAGCATCGCGGCGATGTTCGGCTCGTTGATCGTACAGACGTAGTCGACACCGTCTGAGACGATCGGCAAGGCCAGTTCGGTGTAGCGCGCGAACAGGTCGGCGGCGTCGGATGCGCGCCAGAAGCCGTCACGTTCGAACCAGCGCGGAACAGTGAAGTGCATCAGCGTCACGACCGGGTTCAGGCCGAACTCGTGGGCCGCGTCGACCATGCGGCGGTAGTGGTCGATCTCAGCACGGGAGACGTAGCCTCGCTCCGGTTCGATCCGCGCCCACTCGACGCTGAACCGGTAAGTGTTGAGGCCGGCGTCGGCGAGCAACCGCATGTCTTCGCGGTAGCGGTGGTAGCTGTCCATGCCGTCGCCGGAGGGTTCCACGATCGAGGTGCCCGGCGTGTGCTCGTGCACCCACCAATTGCTGTTGATGTTGTTGCCTTCGATCTGGTGGGCGGCGGTCGCCGCCCCCCACAGGAAGCCGTCGGGGAAGGTCAGCACGCGTGCTCCAATGTCTTGATGAGGTCGGGCTTCTTGTCGATGTCGGTGACGTTCGGGGTCTCGAACGCGTCGGCGGCCGTCACGCCGGCGCCTGTCTCGCGCGGGCCGGATTGGGCACCGCATCGAGCAGGCCGATCGTGTACGGGTCGGTGGGATGCTGCAGCACGTCGGCAGTGCGGCCACGTTCGACGACGCGGCCGCCGTTCAGCACCATGATGTCGTCGGTCACCAACCGCGCCGAGAGCAGATCGTGTGTGATGTAGAGCATCGAGACACCCCAGCGCTCGCGCAGATTCTCGAGCAGAGCGAGCACTCCGGCCCGCAGCGACACGTCGAGCATCGAGACGGGCTCGTCGGCGATGAGCACCTGCGGGTCGCTGGCGAGCGCCCGGGCGATCACCACTCGCTGACGCTGGCCGCCCGAGAGCTGGTGCGGAAGCTTCGACGCGAACTGTTCGACCGGGGTGAGCCCGACCGTCTCCAGCAGTTCGAGAACCCGGTGGCGGGCCTCCTTGCCATGCAGACCGGTGAAGTTCACGATCGGGCGGGTCAGCGTGTACTCGACGGTGTGCAAGGGGTTCAGTGCCGCATACGGGTCCTGGAAGATCATCTGCACGTTCTTGTGCAGGGTGCGGATGCCCGACCGCCGGAGGCGCGGAACGTCCAACTCGCCGAACCGCACGCTCCCCGACGTCGGTCTCTCGACCCCGGTCACCAGTTTGGCGATCGTGGACTTGCCGCTGCCGGAGGCGCCCACGAGGGCGAGGGACTGCCCCGGCTCGAGCGTGAACGACACAGTGTCGACAGCTGTCACCGGTTTCTCGCCGCGGCGGGGCGGCGGGTAGATCTTCGAGACACCATCGACGACGATGGCCGATTCGGCCGAGCGCCCGTGGCGTGCGGATGCCGTGGAGGTGGCGGCACTGTCGACCGCATCGGCCCGCTCGCGGGCACCGCGGGCCGGGAAGCCGGGCAGCTCGACCACCTCGGCGCGCGGGTCGGCATAGTGGCTGAGGAGCATCCGGGTGTACGGGTCCTGCGGGCTCTCGAGGATGCGGTGGCTCGGCGCATCCTCGACGATCCGGCCGTCGTGCATCACCAGCACACGCTGGGTGGCTTCGAGCACGACGCCGAGGTCGTGGCTGATCAGGATCGCAGTGAAACCCTCGGCGCGCTGCAGCTCGGTGATGGTGTCCATGATGGCGTGCTGAACGAGCACGTCGAGCGCGGTGGTCGGCTCGTCGAACACCATCAGCTGGGGCTCCAGGGAGAGCGCGAGCGCGATCGAGACGCGCTGGCGCATCCCGCCGGACAGCTCGCCCGGGAAGCGCGCGAGCACCGGAGGGGTCAGCCCGACCTTCTCGACGAGCTCGGTCATCCGATCGTCCCAGCGCCCGCGCGGCACATGGCCGTGGGCGCGGAAGATGTCGACGAAGTGGTTGCGGATCGTGCGCACCGGGTTGAGGGCGTTCATGCCCGATTGGAGCACCATCGCGAAGCCGCCCTGCCGCTGGCGGCGCAAGGCCTCCTTGCCGAGCTCGCGGATGTCGTGGCCGCCGAACAGGATCTCGCCGCCGTTGGTGCGGGCGGGCGGCTTCTGCAGCCGGGTCACGGCGAAGCCGAGCGTTGACTTGCCCGACCCCGACTCTCCGACGAGCCCGATGAACTCGCCCGCGCCGACGGTGAACGACACGTGGTCGACCGCCTGCACCGGCCGCTGGCCGGCCGACTCGTAGACGACGGAGAGATCGCGGACCTCGAGGAGCTCGGTCATCGGTCCTTCCTTTCCTCGGTGCGACGACTACCGCGCACGCGGCGGCCTTCCCGCAGGCGCGGGTTGCTGATGGCATCGACACCGAAGTTGACGAGCGTCAGGCTCATCGCGAGCAGCGCGATGCAGAGTCCGGGCGCGAAGAGCAGCGTCCACTGCCCGGTGAGGAGGGCATTCGAGTTCTGCGCCCAGTAGAGGATGGTGCCCCAGCTGACGATCGAGGAGTCACCGAGACCGAGGAACTCCAGCCCGGCCTCCGCGAGGATCGCGCTGGTCGCCGCTCCGAAGAAACTGCCGGTGATCAGCGAGGTCATATTGGGGAGGATCTCGCTGAACACGATCCGGAACGGACGGTCGCCGGAGAACCGGGCGGCGGTGACGAAATCGCGCGACCGCAGCGACTGCGTCTGGCTGCGCAGCACGCGGGCGCCCCACGCCCAACCCGTGATCACGATCACCGTCACGATCATCACCAGGCCTCCGTTCTGCAGGTAGGCGGCGATCACGATCATGAGGGGCAGGCCCGGGATGACGAGGAACAGGTTGACGAAGAAGTTCACGACCTCGGCACCGAAGCCCCGGATGTAGCCCCAGCTCAGACCGATCAGCACGGCGACGACGGTGGAGAGCGCGCCGGCGATGAACCCGACAGCGACGCTGATGCGGGCGCCGTAGATGAGCTGGCTGAGCACATCCTCGCCGGCCGCCGTCGTGCCGAGCCAGTGGGCCGCGCTGGAGTCGGCGTTGCGCGGGAAGCCGTCCTGGCTGGCGCCGTATGGCGCGAGCAGCGGCGCGAAGATCGCGACGAGCACGAAGAACGCGAGGATGATCAGGCCGAGCCTGGCCTTCCAGTTCGACCAGAGCGTCGCGGCGATACGGCCGAGAGCGGCGAACCGGCGCGGCGGGCGCGTGGCATCGGCCGAGATGGATTTGATGTTCTGAGTCGACGTCATCGGCGTGTCCTTGGGTCGAGTACGCCGTACAGGATGTCGACGAGGAAGTTGGCGACGAGCACGCTCACCGTGATGAGCAGGAACAGCGCCTGCATGAGCGGGTAGTCCTGGCCGATCACGGCGTTGAACAGCAGGAAGCCGATACCCGGGTAGCCGAACACCTGCTCGACGAGGATCGATCCGCCGACCACGCCACCGAGCGCGAGCCCGAAGCCGGTCAGGTTGGGCAGGATCGCGTTGCGCGCGGCGTACTTCATCGCGACGGTGCGGCCCTTGAGACCGTTCGCCTCGGCGAAGGTCACGTAGTCATCGCCGAGGGTGTTGATCATGGCGTTGCGCATCCCGAGGATC contains the following coding sequences:
- a CDS encoding carbohydrate-binding protein, with amino-acid sequence MTAVGAVLGATLVGGMSASAYQPTAQTLYPAQSASNCNKYPCVLYPKSAQLPSGRLVAGFEDSQGAVVGQKLPLFKSDDYGTSWQKLTDIAPPASLSSDPKYAPYTSNWTNPFFYVLPQDLGNLKAGTLLLADVVSGDDIAPNPSGNGNRQNIAIALYSSTDQGQTWSMVDIVATGPNQAQDPVWEPYLMMYQGKLVVYYSDENDYLGYDPTTGVPILDPANATAPDSGGQILAHKTWDGVGAWSSPVVDVSGITTNMGNGKTEIGGGRPGMTNIVPTTDGKWLLTYEYWAGGNNVRYKIADDPLKFFADGDPAGKQINSLPVTSSKTLALGGSPVLIRLPDGRLVYNAAGSGDVWVNASGSSTGAWKEYQTPLPSGYSRNLQYVQGTGRLEILQASWGSNAVGPVRFGDVDLGHSDGAYYSIVNRQTGQVLSAAADKTQDANLTGDIPDIISWADNPANDTQRWHLTHRAGSVTLLNKAGGRSVGIWQGSAVAGSKLTQWVDDGGTDKNWTLVASSDGYVKLQSVKNPQMYVTGATAGSNVTVQSAISTTGNPSADYAQQWKLVQQAPQPADLTSARQLSSLISTDTVTPGSTVALNAAVAGTANAASHANVSGHAYAVAASGTVTDLGTVPFDANETGSVVVPASLGTGSFQIAVAFDDTPLIWDTVTIADKVAQTISFDPIADATVGDADFTINPASSAGLPVTITSTGPCSVSGNTVHVTGVGTCTVTASQDGDASHTAADPVTQEFAVGKAVPTVNAPAVSAAWGTSAKVTVTVSSAAAEASGTVAVTEGSTSRGTATLANGQATFDLPVGLAGGQHSLTVSYQGNENLTAATADTTVTVTLPTAWDPAATYGAGNTVSYNGQVYTALWYSKGEVPGSSNTGAWQQIAIAEDGGTVWTASRVFNAGDKVNYQGKTFLATWYTRNEAPGSATGPWQEIASTSDGVAVWTPSRIFNTGDVVVYNGQKYTARWYSRNQVPTTPNGAWAAVN
- a CDS encoding aldo/keto reductase, producing MHYRPLGRTGVQVSPLCLGAMMFGSWGNDDRADAIRIIHRALDAGINFIDTADVYSGGVSEEIVGEAIQGRRDDVFLATKFFMPMGDDQNRRGGSRLWILREVEDSLRRLNTDHIDLYQVHRPSPDTDVEETLSALTDLVRQGKVRYIGSSSYAGSQIVEAQWASRERNLERFVTEQPPYSIMVRGIEEDVLPAIRRHGMGSLTYSPLGGGWLSGRWRKDAAGAPTSAVRPRARFDMSTPANQRKLDIVEGLALLAEESGMTLIELAIAFVLNHPAVTSAIVGPRTMEQLESYLPAAEITLTPDILDRIDELVPPGLTVNPDDNSYGMHELTPEARRR
- a CDS encoding pyridoxamine 5'-phosphate oxidase family protein; translated protein: MSIDPADPRAVAEFVRRQAIGVVATVTAEGRPEAALVGLTARDDGTLIFDAPIGSRKIANIGAVSEVAVVVGTDGDLSVQLEGSASIATGDDRLALGASYTEQFPGSRALDDDFAIVAVEIAWVRVYDTGAHPAVVDEARWR
- a CDS encoding DUF1905 domain-containing protein, which translates into the protein MTDLPAALDHAFTAPIGVDVKGELWSCVEMPGSAEFFGTKKAVRVDATIDGISLTSVGLTVTGRGGHMLSVSAKLRKQLGKGLGDLVTVHLSRRLT
- a CDS encoding glycoside hydrolase family 1 protein, which gives rise to MLTFPDGFLWGAATAAHQIEGNNINSNWWVHEHTPGTSIVEPSGDGMDSYHRYREDMRLLADAGLNTYRFSVEWARIEPERGYVSRAEIDHYRRMVDAAHEFGLNPVVTLMHFTVPRWFERDGFWRASDAADLFARYTELALPIVSDGVDYVCTINEPNIAAMLAGGEDAANLVAFGLPNPDLGVADALLASHRRSREVLSQVAGLKSGWTIATQAFRSTGEPGADEMLREYGYSRDDWYLEQSAGDDFVGVQAYTRTFIGPNGPLPVADDVETTLTGWEFYPPAAAEGVRSAWELSGGVPVMITENGIATADDERRIAYTAAALRELHATIEDGIRLEGYLHWSALDNYEWASGYRPTFGLIAVDRATFARTPKPSLAWLGSVARSNGLA
- a CDS encoding ABC transporter ATP-binding protein, which encodes MTELLEVRDLSVVYESAGQRPVQAVDHVSFTVGAGEFIGLVGESGSGKSTLGFAVTRLQKPPARTNGGEILFGGHDIRELGKEALRRQRQGGFAMVLQSGMNALNPVRTIRNHFVDIFRAHGHVPRGRWDDRMTELVEKVGLTPPVLARFPGELSGGMRQRVSIALALSLEPQLMVFDEPTTALDVLVQHAIMDTITELQRAEGFTAILISHDLGVVLEATQRVLVMHDGRIVEDAPSHRILESPQDPYTRMLLSHYADPRAEVVELPGFPARGARERADAVDSAATSTASARHGRSAESAIVVDGVSKIYPPPRRGEKPVTAVDTVSFTLEPGQSLALVGASGSGKSTIAKLVTGVERPTSGSVRFGELDVPRLRRSGIRTLHKNVQMIFQDPYAALNPLHTVEYTLTRPIVNFTGLHGKEARHRVLELLETVGLTPVEQFASKLPHQLSGGQRQRVVIARALASDPQVLIADEPVSMLDVSLRAGVLALLENLRERWGVSMLYITHDLLSARLVTDDIMVLNGGRVVERGRTADVLQHPTDPYTIGLLDAVPNPARARQAPA
- a CDS encoding ABC transporter permease, translated to MTSTQNIKSISADATRPPRRFAALGRIAATLWSNWKARLGLIILAFFVLVAIFAPLLAPYGASQDGFPRNADSSAAHWLGTTAAGEDVLSQLIYGARISVAVGFIAGALSTVVAVLIGLSWGYIRGFGAEVVNFFVNLFLVIPGLPLMIVIAAYLQNGGLVMIVTVIVITGWAWGARVLRSQTQSLRSRDFVTAARFSGDRPFRIVFSEILPNMTSLITGSFFGAATSAILAEAGLEFLGLGDSSIVSWGTILYWAQNSNALLTGQWTLLFAPGLCIALLAMSLTLVNFGVDAISNPRLREGRRVRGSRRTEERKDR